From a single Maritimibacter sp. DP1N21-5 genomic region:
- a CDS encoding head-tail connector protein, translating into MMLVELTEVPDGALPVAEFKDHLRLGTGFDEDDLQDGLLVQQLRAALAAIEGRTGKALFERTFEWSVAAWRDLGQQILPIAPVTGVHALEIEDAQGVDEVIDVTRFRLETDLHRSRIVAAGYVLPAIPVGGQALVTFSAGMGATWQDLPADIRQAVLYLAGQYYEDRHGQSVQGETLPRVVEALIHRYRDFRLFRGRWS; encoded by the coding sequence ATGATGTTAGTCGAGCTGACAGAGGTGCCGGACGGCGCGCTACCTGTCGCGGAATTCAAGGATCACCTGCGGCTCGGAACGGGCTTCGACGAGGACGATCTGCAAGACGGGCTGCTTGTTCAGCAGCTCCGGGCGGCGCTGGCCGCGATCGAGGGCCGGACCGGCAAGGCGCTTTTTGAACGGACCTTCGAATGGAGCGTCGCGGCCTGGCGCGATCTGGGGCAGCAGATCCTGCCCATTGCGCCGGTGACCGGGGTCCACGCACTCGAGATCGAGGATGCCCAGGGGGTGGACGAGGTTATCGACGTGACACGCTTCCGGCTTGAGACCGACCTGCATCGCTCGCGTATCGTGGCGGCGGGCTATGTTCTGCCCGCCATCCCGGTCGGAGGGCAGGCGCTCGTGACCTTCAGCGCGGGGATGGGCGCGACCTGGCAGGATCTGCCCGCCGACATCCGGCAGGCGGTGCTCTATCTCGCGGGCCAGTATTATGAGGACCGGCACGGGCAGTCGGTTCAAGGCGAGACCTTGCCGCGTGTGGTGGAGGCTTTGATCCACCGTTACCGGGACTTCCGGCTGTTTCGGGGGCGCTGGTCATGA
- a CDS encoding phage portal protein, whose protein sequence is MAMFDFLKRADASPVGEVKASAAGPVIAWSGSGRVVWGPRDTVNLTRNGFVANPVGFRAVKLVAEAAAALPLVLQDATARYETHPVMDLITRPNPMQGRAELFEALYGQILLSGDGYVEAVVGASGAPVELHVLRSDRMAIVPGPDGWPVAYDYTVGARRHRFHVGEGPSPVCHIRSFHPQDDHYGLSPMQSAAQALDVHNSASAWSKALLDNAARPSGAIVYKGGEGQGTLSPDQYDRLVGELEAHHVGARNAGRPMLLEGGLDWKPMGFSPSDMEFQKTKEAAAREIATAFGVPPMMLGIPGDATYANYQEANRAFYRLTVLPLASKVAAALAHWLSAFVEDTVVLKPDLDQVPALAAERDQQWARIAAADFLTQEEKRALLGLPPLSVRANEGGQDE, encoded by the coding sequence ATGGCGATGTTTGATTTCCTGAAAAGGGCGGATGCGTCCCCGGTGGGCGAGGTGAAAGCTTCGGCCGCAGGGCCGGTCATCGCCTGGTCCGGGTCGGGCCGCGTGGTCTGGGGGCCGCGCGATACGGTGAACCTGACCCGCAACGGGTTTGTCGCCAATCCGGTCGGCTTTCGGGCGGTGAAGCTGGTCGCGGAGGCCGCTGCGGCGCTGCCGCTGGTGCTTCAGGATGCGACGGCGCGGTATGAGACGCATCCGGTCATGGACCTGATCACGCGGCCGAACCCGATGCAGGGGCGCGCCGAGTTGTTCGAAGCGCTCTACGGGCAGATCCTTTTGTCAGGCGACGGGTATGTGGAGGCGGTGGTCGGTGCATCTGGCGCGCCGGTGGAGCTTCACGTGCTCCGGTCGGACCGCATGGCGATCGTGCCGGGTCCGGATGGCTGGCCGGTGGCCTACGACTACACCGTCGGTGCGCGGCGGCACAGGTTCCATGTGGGCGAGGGGCCATCGCCCGTCTGCCATATCCGCAGTTTCCATCCGCAGGACGACCACTATGGGCTTTCCCCGATGCAGTCGGCGGCCCAGGCGCTCGATGTCCACAACTCGGCTTCGGCCTGGTCCAAGGCGCTGCTCGACAACGCGGCGCGTCCGTCGGGGGCGATCGTCTACAAGGGCGGCGAGGGGCAGGGCACATTGTCGCCCGACCAATACGACCGCCTCGTGGGCGAGCTGGAGGCGCATCATGTCGGTGCACGCAATGCCGGGCGGCCGATGTTGCTGGAAGGCGGGCTCGACTGGAAACCGATGGGCTTCTCGCCCTCGGACATGGAGTTCCAGAAAACCAAGGAAGCCGCGGCGCGGGAGATCGCGACGGCGTTCGGTGTGCCGCCCATGATGCTCGGCATCCCGGGCGATGCCACCTACGCGAATTACCAGGAGGCGAACCGGGCGTTCTATCGGCTCACGGTCCTGCCGCTGGCGAGCAAGGTGGCGGCGGCTCTGGCGCATTGGTTGTCGGCCTTCGTGGAAGACACGGTTGTGCTGAAGCCCGACCTCGACCAGGTGCCCGCGCTGGCCGCCGAGCGTGACCAGCAATGGGCCCGGATCGCGGCGGCGGACTTCCTGACTCAGGAAGAAAAGCGCGCGCTTCTCGGGCTGCCGCCCCTGTCCGTGCGAGCAAACGAAGGGGGCCAAGATGAGTGA
- a CDS encoding DNA-packaging protein, producing the protein MAFLESLTEPELRFLPYVFDLWALPHQRVPEGDWRTWVILGGRGAGKTRAGAEWVRHEVEGPTPLARGRSGRLALVGETFDQVRDVMVFGESGILACSPPDRHPVWEATKRRLVWPNGATAQAFSASEPENLRGPQFDAAWADELGKWSRIEDTWDMLQFALRIGAHPRQVVTTTPRNQPILRDLLEEAGTVVTHATTRDNQANLAESFLAYVEGRYGGSSLGRQEIEGEMVDGAEQALWDMAAIDRGRLDARPPLGRVVVAVDPPVTGHAGSDDCGIVVVGANTEGPLGDWRAVVIADESVSAAKPHVWAKAAVEAMARHDADLMVAEVNQGGDLVEATVRQFAQFVPYKRVHASVSKVSRAGPVAALYEQGRVAHLRHLGALERQMSLMTTRGYQGKGSPDRVDALVWALTELMIEPARRPMNPRVRTAG; encoded by the coding sequence ATGGCGTTTCTGGAGAGCCTGACTGAGCCGGAACTCCGGTTCCTGCCCTATGTCTTCGATCTCTGGGCCTTGCCGCACCAAAGGGTTCCCGAGGGAGACTGGCGCACTTGGGTCATTTTGGGTGGTCGCGGCGCGGGCAAGACCCGCGCCGGGGCCGAATGGGTCAGGCATGAGGTCGAGGGGCCGACGCCTTTGGCACGGGGCCGCTCGGGCCGTCTCGCGTTGGTGGGCGAGACCTTCGATCAGGTGCGTGATGTCATGGTCTTCGGAGAGAGCGGCATCCTTGCCTGTTCGCCGCCGGATCGTCACCCGGTCTGGGAGGCCACCAAACGCAGGCTCGTCTGGCCCAACGGGGCGACGGCGCAGGCGTTTTCGGCTTCGGAGCCGGAGAATCTGCGGGGGCCGCAGTTCGATGCGGCCTGGGCGGACGAGCTGGGCAAGTGGAGCCGGATCGAGGACACCTGGGACATGCTTCAGTTCGCACTTCGGATCGGGGCGCATCCCAGGCAAGTGGTCACGACCACGCCGCGCAACCAACCGATCCTGCGCGATCTGCTTGAGGAGGCGGGGACGGTCGTGACCCATGCCACGACACGCGACAACCAAGCCAATCTGGCGGAGAGTTTTCTGGCTTACGTGGAGGGGCGCTACGGCGGATCGTCGCTTGGGCGGCAGGAAATTGAAGGCGAGATGGTCGATGGCGCGGAGCAGGCGCTCTGGGACATGGCGGCGATCGACCGGGGGCGGCTCGACGCGCGGCCCCCGCTGGGACGGGTGGTCGTGGCGGTCGACCCGCCGGTGACCGGACATGCGGGCTCGGACGACTGCGGTATCGTCGTCGTGGGGGCCAATACCGAGGGACCGCTGGGCGATTGGCGGGCGGTGGTGATCGCGGACGAAAGCGTGAGTGCTGCCAAACCCCATGTTTGGGCGAAGGCGGCGGTGGAGGCGATGGCGCGCCATGACGCGGATCTCATGGTGGCCGAGGTCAATCAGGGGGGCGACCTTGTCGAGGCGACGGTACGGCAGTTCGCGCAATTCGTGCCTTACAAGAGGGTGCACGCCTCTGTCTCCAAGGTCAGCCGGGCCGGGCCGGTGGCCGCGCTTTATGAGCAGGGACGAGTCGCGCATCTGCGCCATCTGGGGGCGCTCGAGCGGCAGATGAGCCTGATGACCACCCGAGGGTATCAGGGCAAGGGCAGCCCGGACCGGGTCGATGCGCTGGTCTGGGCCCTGACCGAACTCATGATCGAGCCCGCCCGACGCCCTATGAACCCCAGGGTGCGTACGGCCGGTTAA
- a CDS encoding head-tail adaptor protein, translating to MSAVAKRPVLKRKLVLEKRHLSPDGAGGYTTGWSVVGTLWAEIKAGTGRERAVEAMTLSSIPWRITLRAAPMGSSRRPRPDQRLRSGTRVFVIVAVADADPSAGYLTCFAREEVSS from the coding sequence ATGAGCGCAGTTGCGAAACGCCCGGTTCTGAAGCGCAAGCTGGTGCTTGAAAAGCGCCACCTGAGCCCGGATGGTGCCGGTGGTTACACCACCGGATGGAGCGTGGTCGGCACGCTCTGGGCCGAGATCAAGGCTGGCACAGGGCGCGAACGGGCAGTGGAGGCGATGACGCTTTCTTCGATCCCGTGGCGGATCACCCTGCGCGCCGCGCCGATGGGATCGTCCCGCAGGCCGCGCCCGGACCAACGCCTTCGCAGCGGCACGCGGGTCTTCGTGATCGTCGCGGTGGCCGATGCCGATCCGTCGGCCGGGTATCTGACCTGTTTCGCCCGCGAAGAGGTGTCGTCATGA
- a CDS encoding phage tail tape measure protein, translating into MAEIQGIEDFDDQVAALEGSLQGATALAAGFKMELERVGAVFVDINDDVSTLSSGMTSGLRKSLDGLVYGSMNVQDALKSLGQSMLDTVYDAAVSPLTSGLGGILGQGLGSVMNAFVPFAKGGAFSQGRVMPFANGGVVNGPVTFPMRGGLGLMGEAGPEAIMPLARGADGRLGVQASGGRTVNVVMNIQTPDAESFRRSQGQIAAQVNRVLGRGRRYS; encoded by the coding sequence ATGGCGGAGATACAGGGGATCGAGGACTTCGACGATCAGGTCGCAGCACTCGAGGGATCGCTTCAGGGGGCCACGGCGCTCGCCGCCGGGTTCAAGATGGAGCTGGAGCGGGTGGGTGCGGTCTTTGTGGACATCAACGACGACGTGTCAACCCTGTCCTCGGGTATGACGAGCGGTCTGCGCAAGTCGCTCGACGGGCTCGTGTATGGCTCGATGAACGTGCAGGATGCGCTGAAGAGCCTCGGTCAGTCGATGCTCGACACGGTCTACGACGCGGCGGTGAGCCCGCTGACCTCGGGCTTGGGCGGTATCCTTGGCCAGGGGCTGGGTTCCGTGATGAACGCCTTCGTCCCCTTCGCAAAGGGCGGCGCGTTTTCCCAGGGCCGGGTGATGCCTTTCGCAAATGGCGGCGTCGTAAATGGCCCGGTCACCTTCCCGATGCGAGGCGGCCTGGGGCTGATGGGCGAGGCTGGGCCGGAGGCGATCATGCCGCTTGCGCGCGGGGCCGATGGGCGGCTCGGGGTGCAGGCCTCGGGCGGGCGCACGGTCAATGTCGTCATGAACATCCAGACGCCGGACGCCGAGAGCTTCCGCCGGTCGCAGGGCCAGATCGCCGCGCAGGTGAATCGGGTGCTCGGGCGCGGTCGGCGCTATTCCTGA
- a CDS encoding HK97 family phage prohead protease, with product MSDDRGHNRGREPGLEHKFVALGATRAVEGGLAIEGYASFFGEPDRGGDIVEKGAYAASLAHVAASGGQIRMLWQHDPAQPLGVWDEVREDHRGLFVKGRILTEIERGREAARLIEAGALDGLSIGYRTLRAVRNDRGQRLLKELELWEVSLVTFPMLPSARIGAKGDMLEGHDWRSLARVIDDARLMLAGVRPDGDPTLSRNRIK from the coding sequence ATGAGTGATGACCGTGGGCACAACCGCGGCAGAGAGCCGGGGCTTGAGCACAAGTTCGTGGCGCTGGGTGCGACAAGGGCGGTCGAGGGCGGGCTTGCCATAGAGGGCTACGCCAGCTTCTTCGGTGAGCCCGACCGTGGCGGCGACATTGTGGAGAAGGGGGCCTATGCGGCCTCGCTCGCCCATGTCGCGGCTTCGGGCGGTCAGATCAGGATGCTCTGGCAGCACGATCCGGCCCAGCCCCTCGGGGTCTGGGACGAGGTGCGCGAGGATCACCGCGGGCTTTTCGTCAAGGGACGCATCCTGACGGAGATCGAGCGCGGGCGCGAGGCGGCCCGTCTGATCGAGGCGGGCGCCTTGGACGGGCTGTCGATCGGCTACCGCACCCTGCGTGCTGTCAGGAACGACCGGGGCCAGCGGCTCCTCAAGGAACTGGAGCTTTGGGAGGTGTCGCTCGTGACCTTTCCGATGCTGCCCAGTGCGCGGATCGGGGCCAAGGGCGACATGCTCGAGGGCCACGATTGGCGCTCTCTCGCGCGGGTCATCGACGACGCGCGCCTGATGCTGGCCGGGGTGCGCCCGGACGGCGATCCGACCCTCTCTCGCAACAGGATCAAGTGA
- a CDS encoding rcc01693 family protein — protein sequence MSRFDWTGLMRLGIRGLGLRPHEFWALTPAELTLLLGREGGQGPLNRARLEDLARAFPDRARDDNQGDV from the coding sequence GTGAGCCGGTTCGACTGGACCGGCCTCATGCGGCTGGGGATTCGGGGGCTTGGTCTGCGCCCCCATGAATTCTGGGCGCTGACGCCGGCCGAACTCACGCTGCTTTTGGGGCGCGAGGGTGGGCAAGGGCCGCTTAATCGGGCGCGGCTCGAGGATCTGGCGCGGGCCTTTCCTGATCGCGCGCGTGACGACAATCAAGGAGACGTTTGA
- the pilP gene encoding type IV pilus biogenesis protein PilP encodes MKPNCALDLTHDGIRLLVRDSSGWKALGEVALDDPEMTNHLADLRRKAEGIVGTISSKLIIPNSQILYTTLDASGEDDATREVQIRAGLEGLTPYDVRDLVFDWRIDGQTARVAVLARETMDEAESFADQFGFNPVSFVARPEGGTFSGEPFFGASKVASRILSGARVQPDAAPVPRNPRAYDDGTAKPSSTKRDSSAGLDPFPPTSPPPEAPATKPEPPTVEPELTAPEEPEVVTEPAPTGPAIRAGIADAGLPPEDDVKDETTSERPVREDRLTWHRPDPVVSSPATTPEEPTAEVEADSDDVSISDSPSENTDAESTAAETRPARRSPSARRGPPPVSGPKPSLAPFPPTDDDRPSPSPILRTPSRAPATPTAPAAPTPPRSSAVVDQDKTPAAEGDVSQPASGAKPAPSFSSRRIASATEGDATPEADTASITSDAAPAADATPAQDKPKPAPKVAIDDTDLPAPRLSGDAEKRRLAMARALGHTLDEAPEPEKRGWFNRKPKAPAAPAPRSSEPAEARNDTPQKRALPGVIAPLPEDFAKKPEPKPEPAPKPARQSRKSRKADPQTAARSKEAEAMTVFGARRDAGSRGRPRYMGLILTLILILLMAIAAIWSTLATDDEVALFNPEPTEAPSENTEVANADAVTDQPSPDAPSAPPSDTGAVLSPEAAEARYAATGVWQRAPEPLADPTTSSADDVYVASIDPAISGSDALSLPQAGAGADAPPVTPSPPPPPGTSFDIGDDGLVVPTPEGSVTPTGALVVQGRPPVVPPARPADLVTELPEDDAALAPEDAALPAPTDIRPRTRPENLTELAERAQLGGQTLAELSQSRPRPRPDDLDTTLPETELAASETDPETAAEIAAAIQLASSDEEAAPAPEITDATELAVARSIRPGERPGNFTQVVARAQEAQTEAPPDTRQAAVENAPVGRDDADDGEPEVIAAAAPSGIPSSASVASTATMKNALNLRQVNVIGIYGSNSARRALVRMSNGRYVKVAVGDRLDGGRVTSISASRVIYQKGNRQYALDVLPLG; translated from the coding sequence ATGAAGCCGAATTGCGCGCTTGATCTCACTCATGACGGCATCCGTCTTCTGGTTCGGGACTCCTCGGGCTGGAAGGCTCTGGGAGAGGTCGCGCTCGATGATCCCGAGATGACCAACCATCTGGCCGACCTGCGCCGCAAGGCCGAAGGCATCGTCGGCACGATTTCCTCCAAGCTGATCATCCCGAATTCGCAGATCCTCTACACCACCCTCGACGCCTCCGGCGAAGACGACGCCACGCGCGAGGTCCAGATTCGCGCAGGCCTCGAAGGGCTCACCCCCTACGACGTGCGCGACCTCGTGTTCGACTGGCGCATCGACGGCCAGACGGCCCGCGTCGCCGTCCTCGCCCGCGAGACGATGGACGAAGCCGAGAGCTTCGCCGACCAGTTCGGCTTCAACCCGGTCAGCTTCGTCGCCCGGCCCGAAGGCGGAACCTTTTCCGGTGAACCTTTCTTCGGCGCGTCCAAGGTGGCCTCACGGATCCTGTCCGGCGCCCGCGTCCAACCCGACGCCGCCCCCGTGCCCCGAAACCCGCGCGCCTATGACGACGGCACCGCGAAACCTTCGTCGACCAAGCGGGACAGCAGCGCCGGCCTCGATCCGTTCCCTCCGACCTCTCCTCCGCCCGAGGCTCCGGCCACCAAGCCCGAGCCGCCGACCGTCGAACCCGAACTCACTGCGCCCGAAGAGCCCGAAGTCGTTACGGAACCCGCTCCGACCGGCCCTGCGATCCGCGCGGGAATCGCCGACGCGGGACTGCCACCGGAAGACGACGTGAAGGATGAGACCACGTCCGAACGGCCCGTCCGCGAAGATCGTCTGACATGGCATCGCCCGGATCCTGTCGTGTCGTCTCCCGCAACGACCCCGGAGGAGCCGACCGCCGAGGTGGAGGCCGACTCCGACGACGTCTCAATTTCGGACTCTCCCTCTGAAAACACGGATGCGGAATCCACCGCTGCCGAAACGCGCCCGGCACGACGGTCGCCCTCGGCGCGTCGCGGCCCGCCCCCGGTCAGCGGTCCGAAGCCGTCGCTCGCCCCCTTCCCGCCAACCGATGACGACCGCCCTTCCCCAAGCCCGATCCTGCGCACGCCCTCCCGCGCGCCCGCGACTCCGACTGCCCCGGCAGCCCCGACACCTCCCCGCTCCTCTGCGGTCGTCGACCAGGACAAGACCCCCGCCGCCGAAGGTGACGTCTCGCAACCAGCGTCCGGCGCGAAACCTGCGCCGTCGTTTTCCTCGCGCCGCATCGCGAGTGCGACCGAAGGAGATGCGACGCCGGAGGCAGACACTGCCAGCATCACTTCCGACGCCGCCCCTGCCGCAGACGCAACGCCGGCACAAGACAAGCCCAAGCCCGCGCCGAAAGTCGCCATCGACGACACGGATTTGCCCGCGCCCCGGCTTTCCGGCGACGCCGAGAAACGCCGTCTCGCCATGGCCCGTGCCCTTGGCCATACACTTGACGAGGCGCCCGAGCCCGAAAAACGCGGTTGGTTCAACCGCAAGCCCAAGGCCCCCGCCGCACCCGCACCCAGGTCGTCCGAGCCGGCGGAAGCCAGGAACGATACGCCCCAGAAGCGGGCCCTACCCGGCGTGATCGCACCCTTGCCCGAGGATTTTGCCAAGAAGCCCGAGCCCAAACCCGAGCCTGCGCCGAAACCCGCGCGCCAGTCGCGAAAGTCCCGCAAGGCCGACCCCCAGACCGCAGCTCGCAGCAAGGAAGCCGAGGCGATGACGGTTTTCGGTGCCCGCCGGGATGCCGGGTCGCGCGGCCGCCCACGCTACATGGGCCTCATCCTCACGCTGATCCTCATCCTTCTGATGGCCATCGCGGCGATCTGGTCGACGCTGGCCACGGACGACGAGGTTGCGCTCTTCAATCCCGAGCCGACCGAGGCACCCTCCGAAAACACCGAGGTCGCCAACGCCGATGCGGTGACCGACCAGCCGTCTCCCGACGCGCCCTCCGCGCCGCCCTCTGACACCGGCGCCGTGCTCTCCCCCGAGGCAGCCGAGGCCCGCTATGCCGCCACCGGCGTCTGGCAGCGCGCGCCCGAGCCGCTGGCCGATCCCACCACCAGCAGCGCCGACGATGTCTATGTCGCCTCGATCGACCCCGCGATTTCCGGCTCTGATGCCCTGTCCCTGCCGCAGGCCGGGGCCGGAGCCGATGCACCGCCCGTCACCCCGAGCCCGCCGCCGCCGCCGGGAACGTCCTTCGACATCGGTGACGACGGTCTCGTCGTGCCGACGCCCGAGGGCTCTGTCACCCCGACAGGCGCCCTGGTCGTTCAGGGTCGCCCCCCGGTCGTGCCCCCGGCCCGGCCTGCGGATCTTGTGACCGAGCTGCCCGAGGACGACGCCGCCCTCGCCCCGGAAGATGCAGCTCTGCCAGCCCCGACGGACATCCGCCCCCGGACCCGGCCCGAGAACCTGACCGAGCTTGCCGAACGGGCCCAGCTTGGCGGTCAGACACTCGCCGAACTGTCCCAGTCGCGCCCCCGCCCGCGCCCGGATGACCTCGACACGACTTTGCCCGAAACCGAACTGGCCGCGTCCGAGACCGATCCTGAGACCGCCGCAGAAATCGCAGCCGCGATCCAGCTCGCCTCGTCCGACGAAGAAGCGGCGCCCGCGCCCGAAATCACCGACGCGACCGAGCTCGCCGTGGCACGTTCGATCCGCCCCGGTGAACGGCCGGGGAATTTCACCCAAGTGGTCGCCCGCGCGCAGGAAGCCCAGACCGAAGCCCCCCCCGACACCCGACAGGCCGCCGTCGAAAACGCTCCCGTGGGCCGCGACGACGCCGACGACGGCGAACCCGAGGTGATTGCAGCGGCGGCACCGTCGGGCATCCCCTCGTCGGCTTCCGTGGCCAGCACCGCCACGATGAAGAACGCGCTCAACCTGCGCCAGGTGAACGTGATCGGGATCTACGGCTCCAACTCCGCGCGCCGGGCGCTGGTGCGCATGTCCAATGGCCGCTACGTGAAAGTCGCAGTCGGCGACCGTCTCGACGGCGGACGCGTCACCTCGATTTCCGCCTCGCGCGTGATATATCAGAAAGGCAACCGGCAATACGCCCTCGACGTCCTGCCGCTGGGCTGA
- a CDS encoding phage major tail protein, TP901-1 family has translation MTAQNGKDLLIKLDMDNTGNFSTLAGLRASRISFNAETVDVTSLDSAGGWRELLGGAGVKSASISGSGIFKDEATDERARQIFFDGEVPDFQVIVPDFGVIEGAFMITAIEYAGTYNGEASYEMSLASAGQLSFTAL, from the coding sequence ATGACCGCACAAAACGGCAAGGACCTTCTCATCAAGCTCGATATGGACAACACGGGCAATTTTTCCACGCTCGCCGGGCTGCGCGCCTCGCGGATCAGCTTCAACGCCGAGACGGTGGACGTTACTTCTCTGGACAGCGCCGGGGGCTGGCGCGAGTTGCTGGGCGGCGCGGGTGTGAAGAGCGCCTCTATCTCGGGCTCGGGCATCTTCAAGGACGAGGCCACGGACGAGCGTGCGCGTCAGATCTTCTTCGACGGCGAAGTGCCGGACTTTCAGGTCATCGTGCCGGATTTCGGCGTAATCGAAGGCGCCTTCATGATCACCGCGATCGAATACGCGGGCACCTACAACGGCGAGGCGTCTTACGAGATGTCGCTCGCCTCTGCTGGGCAGCTTTCGTTCACGGCGCTCTGA
- a CDS encoding phage major capsid protein: MTKETKSRDLAEPADTAGPAGEVKAALTRFVSEIRSLNDGLHSRLQQTEERLTMLDRKSFSPARPHLAREADLDAPHQKAFDAYLRSGDDDGLRGIVPEGKAMSTAVAGDGGYLVDPQTAATIQSVLRSTSSLRAVANVVKVEATSYDVLIDHADLGHGWATETASAAETGAPGIERISIPLHELSALPKVSQRLLDDAAFDLEAWLAGRIADRFARAEAAAFVDGDGVDKPTGFLTHPSVANASWTWGNIGYVSTGAAGDFANTDGADVIFDLVYSLDAEYRANAAFVMNSKTAGALRKLKDGDGRFLWTDGLAAEQPARLAGYPVVVAEDMPDIAPDAMAIAFGDFAAGYTIAERPDVRILRDPFSAKPHVLFYATKRVGGDVSDFAAIKLLKFAAS; encoded by the coding sequence ATGACGAAAGAGACCAAATCTCGCGACCTGGCGGAGCCTGCCGACACGGCGGGTCCGGCCGGGGAGGTGAAGGCCGCCCTGACAAGGTTCGTGAGCGAAATCAGGTCGTTGAATGACGGCCTTCACAGCAGACTTCAACAAACAGAAGAGCGACTGACCATGCTGGATCGTAAATCCTTCTCCCCCGCACGCCCGCATCTGGCCCGAGAGGCCGACCTCGACGCACCGCACCAGAAGGCCTTCGATGCCTATCTGCGGTCCGGTGACGATGACGGGCTGCGGGGCATCGTGCCCGAGGGCAAGGCGATGTCCACCGCCGTGGCGGGCGATGGTGGCTACCTGGTGGATCCGCAGACCGCAGCCACGATCCAGAGCGTGCTGCGCTCGACCTCGTCGCTCAGGGCTGTCGCCAATGTGGTGAAGGTGGAGGCGACCTCCTATGACGTGCTGATCGACCATGCCGACCTTGGCCATGGCTGGGCGACCGAAACCGCCAGTGCCGCCGAAACGGGCGCCCCGGGGATCGAGCGGATCTCGATCCCGCTGCACGAGCTTTCGGCGCTGCCCAAGGTGAGCCAGCGTTTGCTGGACGACGCGGCCTTCGATCTTGAGGCCTGGCTTGCCGGGCGGATCGCAGACCGCTTCGCACGCGCCGAGGCGGCGGCCTTCGTCGACGGGGACGGGGTCGACAAGCCGACCGGGTTCCTGACGCATCCCTCGGTCGCCAACGCGAGCTGGACCTGGGGCAACATCGGTTACGTTTCCACGGGGGCGGCCGGTGATTTCGCGAACACCGATGGTGCAGACGTCATCTTCGATCTCGTCTACAGCCTCGACGCGGAATACCGCGCAAATGCGGCCTTCGTGATGAACTCCAAGACCGCAGGGGCGCTGCGCAAGCTCAAGGATGGCGATGGCCGGTTCCTCTGGACGGACGGACTCGCCGCTGAGCAGCCGGCGCGGCTCGCCGGTTACCCGGTGGTGGTGGCCGAAGACATGCCGGACATCGCACCCGACGCGATGGCCATCGCCTTCGGCGATTTTGCGGCGGGCTACACGATCGCGGAACGTCCGGACGTGCGCATTCTGCGCGATCCCTTCTCGGCCAAGCCGCACGTGCTGTTCTACGCGACCAAGCGCGTCGGCGGCGACGTGAGCGATTTCGCGGCGATCAAGCTGCTGAAATTCGCGGCCTCGTAA
- a CDS encoding gene transfer agent family protein produces the protein MGNPWTGEVALVIDGEARVLKLTLGALVELEAALGTDSLVALVERFESGRFAARDVAAVLVAGLRGGGSAPVDLGKAEIEGGPMQAAKAAGQLIVRAFSLPESGE, from the coding sequence ATGGGTAATCCGTGGACGGGGGAAGTGGCGCTCGTGATCGACGGCGAGGCACGGGTGCTGAAACTCACGCTCGGCGCGTTGGTCGAGCTTGAGGCGGCGCTGGGCACTGACAGCCTTGTCGCGCTGGTCGAGCGGTTCGAGAGCGGGCGGTTTGCGGCGCGTGACGTGGCCGCCGTGCTGGTTGCGGGGCTGCGCGGCGGAGGCAGCGCCCCCGTGGATCTGGGCAAAGCCGAGATCGAGGGCGGACCGATGCAGGCGGCCAAGGCGGCCGGGCAGCTGATCGTGCGGGCCTTTTCTCTGCCGGAGAGCGGTGAGTGA
- a CDS encoding DUF3168 domain-containing protein — MSYGTALALQQAIYQRLTANATLTVLVGAAIFDAVPPGVTTGTYVALGSEDVREAGDATGQGALHEVTISVVSDASGFATAKEVAVAVSDALEHAPLILARGHLISLTFHRARARRVQDADMRRIDLKFRARVQDSQPTE; from the coding sequence ATGAGCTATGGCACCGCTCTCGCCCTGCAACAGGCTATCTATCAACGGCTCACGGCCAATGCGACGCTCACCGTGCTTGTCGGCGCGGCGATCTTCGACGCGGTGCCGCCTGGTGTCACCACGGGCACCTATGTGGCGCTCGGGTCGGAGGACGTGCGCGAGGCGGGGGATGCAACGGGCCAGGGCGCACTGCACGAGGTGACGATCAGCGTCGTGAGCGATGCCTCTGGTTTCGCGACCGCCAAGGAAGTCGCCGTGGCCGTGTCCGACGCGCTCGAACATGCGCCTCTCATCCTCGCGCGGGGTCATCTGATCTCGCTCACCTTTCATCGCGCCCGGGCTCGCCGGGTGCAGGACGCCGACATGCGGCGCATCGACCTGAAGTTCCGCGCGCGGGTTCAGGACAGCCAACCAACGGAGTGA